A stretch of DNA from Cryptomeria japonica chromosome 4, Sugi_1.0, whole genome shotgun sequence:
TGAGAGACAATTTTATTGTGAACTCAAGCCAATAGCCAATGTGGGTGCTCTTTTATGtcactttttcaaaattcaaattgaagAAGATGAATGTATGAGGAGTTTTGTGGATCATTTCAACCAACCATTGAGATGAAATTTGTATGCCAATTAGCCCAGTTAATCAAACTTGTTGTCCATTTTTATTGCAGCACTACATCCTAAAATCTACTTCCACTTGAAGCGAAGAAATCTATGTAATATTGAAATCACAAAACAAGTAGTAGTTAAAATAGAAGATGAAATTTGTTATTGTCTACATGGTTCAACCAAGattagattaaatcaattttaaatgAAGAATCTATGAACGGTTATCATGAGCAACCAAGAAGAAAAAAATCTCTATCTTGTACATCTAAATGTTCTAATCTCACAATTTTGTATCAAGAAGATCTTTCAAAAAATAGTTCACGTGATTTAGAGATCAAATTGTGTTGAAAGAAGAATTGAAATTTCTAATATGCATTATGAGGAAAATTAAAATGATTCTGAGAGTTCAAGTGACGAAGAAGACTATTCTCACATATAATCAGAAAGAATGACATCTTTCTTCACTTGAACAGATGAAAAACAATCTTTTGGTGATATGGCTCACAATCAAGAAGACATAAATAATGATGCATTTTTGTTACAACCAGAATCAAAAGCATTCACATTTGAGCTTTTAGATTGCAACTGCAACAATAATTCAAGTGCAActaggaaattttgaaaaagaagGGCATGAAGAGGGTTTGAGTAGATTTAATGCATTGTACCTACTAGCAAATTCTTATGAAGAATTTAAGGTCATAAATAACCCTCTTTTTGAATTCTATAATTTTAAATCAGAAGACTCTAGTTGCGTATTCCTTCTTTTCATAATGACATTAAACAAGACGATTTTTCTCTCGAAAGTGATTTTTTAGATattgaaaattgaaaaataatgataAATCCAAAGTAGAAGTTGAGGGCATAAGAAAGAAATACAATTAGATATCAAATCAGATCATATGGGTTGTCATAAGAAAAAAAACAAACATGACCACCCTTATGTTTCTTGTATCGCAAATTGGTGCTTGAGAGTCTTTGGTGATGATAGTTTGTCTTCATTGAAAATATTGGGACATCTAATGTCGAAGCTTATTACTTTGCAATATGGGACATCTAATGAAGACATTGCTAAAACATGTCGTGGACACCCAACACTCAGCGACGCTATCAAAGAAGCTTCCCTAGCAATATTTGACTTATCTATACCACTCAAATATTATAAATGTTCattttaattatgttttaacttattATTGAGTTAAATATTTTGTGCAGAGGAATGTGAAGGTTCATATAatcttttatttttaattgattcttTTAAAAGAAGGCAGTTATGGAACGAAAAGGGCTCCCAGGAAAACCTTTAAATGTGTAATCACAAGACATTGGAGGGATCTTTTTTTTTATCCTCATCACACTGTGATGTGAGAGTGAGACTTAATCAAAaggaagatatttatttaattctggAAGAGGGAAaagtaatgtattttttttttcaaccATAATCTTTTTGTACAGGAGTATGGAGTTTGTGAGCTGTGTTTTCATTAAGGAAAAAAGAAGTTGCTTTGaatctttgtgttcatttctatttccTTTTGATTGTCATTTTCTTGTATGTTTTTGCAATTACTCTTTGGTGTCTTCTCTTTTATATCAGATTATGAATATGTTCATTACGAGATTTGTGAGTCTTGATGTGTAATATTATTTTAAAGGAATCATTGTTTATCCTTTTGATtatcatttatgagttcaaattcgaTGATCTATGTGTCATTTTCTTGGTTCTCTCCATCCTATATTCATAATTGCATTTGAATTGTGGCTATGCACAAATGTTAGTTTTGCCTTTCCTACTTTCCAGTCAAAATCATAGTTCAAAAAGATGAACTATATCATACAAGGGAGTTTCCCCTCTCAAATGTAAAGGAAGATCGCCAATGCAATGGTGATCTCTCCAACAGTTAGTAATGTTTTCTTTATCAATCGGGGAAATGGAGTTAAAAATTAGTTAATTCTCATaaagacaaatttgtttactaaCAAGAGGAATGTGCTGTTTTAATATGTTGTTAATTATATCAGAAAGTAATGCTAGGTGCCCTTGTCTTGAAGGTTGTTTTGTCACAGGCTGGTGTCAAAAATGGGGTTAGGAGCCTACTAGGTTATCATCCTCCAAATTTTGGGAAAAAGTGGTAGGATAGGGGCATCTAGCATCCTAGTCCTGTTGTTTTCATTTGTTCAAAGTCTAAAACTGTTCGTCCCTATTTGCTTTGTCTGATTGTATCATTATCTCAATCACAATCTTCAGATATATGAACTAGTGCACATGAAAATAGGGGAAACAATTGTGTTGTATAAGAGCTTGCCTAAGCCAAAAACTTGTGTTGGTTTTCCCACCTCCACAATAACAATGATGTTGATGATAAAAGTTGTGTGCCCTCAAGGGAGTAAAggtaaataaaaaacataaattgaAATGATTACCTTAGGCATGAAACCCTTGCTTCAATCTAATGTAAGGTGATGGTGACTTGCTTTTGTGAAGTCCTACAAAAATATTAGTACAACATGATAATAATGATGAATCATAAACAATGAATTATACTTGATAACAAATTGTAGTAAGCTTGATAGTGCCCTAAGACTTCTTCACTTGATTGATCTAGATTGCTTAGGATTGAAGAGAGAGATTCTTAGGAGATCTTAGAAGGTATTGCAAGTGAGAGAGGGAGTTGCTTTTAAATGCAACTACTACGTTTTCGGGAGAGGTTggtatgagtatatatatatactaaGGGTGCAACAACAAAAATCACATATTGGATTTTGGAGCCAAATTGAGAGGACAAGGGCATTAGGTGCCCTAGTCTAGCCCTTTCTATTGTTGATTTGAACCCAAATTAAGCCTGTTTGCATTAGGTCATGTACAATCCCCAAAACAGATGTTAAATGCAATGATAAATTGTACAGGGTATCCAATTTACAAAGTTACAATGAGTTTGAAATAgtaaatttttaattttagttgaGTTGACTCAACCTATTCAATTAAAGAATCTTCAATCTTTTGTTTGTCTTCtattggatttttttcaaaaaaaattataaataccaTAATTACTTTATGATTTTGATAGCATCCAAGTCTTTATGCCAATCAACTCTATTTAAATCACaacttatcaatcaaatataatgtCATGTTGTTGAGTTCCCCATTCCTGATGAGCATGTTGCTACAACAAGCTTGATCTTAAGGTTTGCATTCAAATTGGTAAATAGGAATTCATTTATTTGTTTCGTTCATTTATATTTTCAAGTTCTTCTTTTTATCTTATTTCAATTTCATTGCATAAAGGTGTATTTTTCATGTCATGTAGTATGGTGGTTCAAATGATTGTCCTTTGATCTTGAGGAATGCCTTCGAGTCTCAACATTCACGATATTGAACAAGTTTGAATCAATTCTAATTGGTAAAGTGAAAGCACTAATGCCCTTTCCATTTGTAGCTCATGCTCTAATTGCTAAGAATCCCCTTTTACATCCTCTAGAAGATAAAGAAAGCTACCTATTCTAAAAGTAAGTAATGGTGCTCTCTTGTTTTGAGTTTTTATGTGTGCAATTCTTGCTTTGGCTTCTTCCATATTTTGGATTTTTGATTGGCTATATACTCTTGTAAATCTAATTATTATTCAATACCTTTGATTATTAATTTACATTTTCTGCTTTGACAATACCTAAACTTACTATTCTTATAAATCTAAGATGTTAGTCTcttttattattacctttttatTGTAAAAAATTATACAATAATATTTTTTCCCCATATATCAAATTATGATACAGCAGAgaaaaatgaaatatataaatTTTGACTTCTACAATTAATCACAACTCTTTGTTATATTGGACAATGCTAACTACAAAATAATGAACAGTTTTAAGAAAAAAGGGTAGCAAAGAAAAAATTCCCTGCAGACTACAGAGCTGAATCTTAAATGAGGAGATTCGCATCTACCTATAGAATTGACGTTAGGGAAGTATTTTATTATGTTAATGTAAGCTTTAAAAACTGGCATAATTTGTCATGTAGGCAACTGCATCGGAGGAATCCATGTTGGGAAAAAACAAAGGCAACCAAGTGTAGATGAATGAAGAATAAACCACATTCTGTCCTAATATAGCTGTTGAAGGATCATTACAGATTTAGATGTCTCTTCAAGGTTGCCTTTAATTCAAGGTTGGAGTAAAAATAtatacatttgtttaatccatTCCACCATTCATATGACAGAGTCCTCCATTAAAGAGACAGCAGAGAAGAGGCAATCACAGCCGCCCTGCTTTGTCTTAGTTCAAtgcctttccctcttcttcctAGCGATTACTTCCACATAGAATAGAGAGCTCCCAGCCTGTCCTGCCACGTTCCCCGAGGTCTCGCTAATGTCCAAATGAAATACAACAAACTTAGCTTTCCAACATCCTGTCAGCTGCTCTGTTTGAAGCAACAATATTAATCCCTTGCCAGGTCAAGCTATCTGGGCAGAGGAAATCTTTGAATTGCAGGGTTCTAGGATATTTTGGGCCAGTTCTTACAACTGGGATTCCGCAGAGGATTTTGATTTTCTGGCAGAGGACTTTCTGTATATGGAGCATTGGCAGGGTAATCGGAGTTACTGTTCAGATGGGGAGTTGCACAGCAATGTTAGCATAATGCAGTCATTCTATGGGGATGCCGGTGATTCATGGTGGCCAACATCTCACAAGATTGATTACCAGTGCTATTTGGGCGAGGATGTGGCCATTCGCCAGTATTGTGCTGCTGCTCGGTTGGAATGTTCACTTCAGAGCTGTGATGAAATGGACACAGGGTTGTTGTCTACTTCAGACAGCAGTGACAGTCCTTTACTGGACTTGGCAGAAGAAGATGAGATGATTGAAAGCTTCATAAACatggatgatgatgatcatgagagCTGTGAATTTGATGATGAGAGTAAGAGTAGAGTGAGCGAGGAGAAAATAGTAAGATTCAAGGATGAAAGGTTTCCATCTGTGTTACAAGATGTAGTTGAGATTGGTACcagtagtgaaagaagagtgaaacCTCCAGGAAGCGGAGAAATTGACCAGGGTCTTCATCTGGTTCATCTTCTTCTAGCCTGTGCAGAAGCAGTGGGTTGCAGAGACTCACAATTAGCTGCAAAGGTGTTGCAGCAAATCTGGAAATCGGCTCACCCCTGCGGAGATGCATTACAGAGGGTCACATGCTGTTTCGCCAAAGGGCTTACCTCCCGCCTTTTACTGCTTCTCCAGAACAACAGCAACTCTTGTGGTACTAATCTGAGCACTCTGCAGCCTCCAGGGGGCTCTGATCTCATGCGTGCTCCAACCAAGGCGGAAAGAGTAGAAGGATTTCAGCTCTTATACCAGTGTACTCCCTACATAGCCTTCGGTTTCATGGCCGCTAACGAGGCCATAGCGCAGGCGACGGAGGGCAAAAAAGCCATCCATATTCTTGACCTAGGAATGGTGCAGGCCCTTCAATGGCCGGCGCTTATGAGAAAGCTAGCGGCTAGGGCAGAGGGCGCTCCCAGCGTGAGGCTCACGGGCATGGGGACCTGCTCATATTCTGAAATTCAGGAATGGGGGGCGGCATTGGGGAAAGAAGCCAAGGCCTTGGGGTTAGGGTTTGAATTCCGCGGAATAGTCGAGCCAGTAACCCCCAATTTGTTGGATCCAACATTCCTGAACCTCCGGCCTGGAGAAACCCTAATTATAAACAGCGTTTTGTGTCTGCACAAATTCGTGAATGAGAGCCGAGGGTCGCTGCGATCGATTCTGCAAGCTTTGCAGAGGTTGAATCCCTGCATTCTGACGCTCGTTGAGCAGGATGCTAATCACAATGGCCCCTTTTTCTTGGGACGATTTCTGGAATCGCTGCATTACTATTCCGCCATTTTTGACTCTCTCGAGGCCAGTTTGCCCCGATCCAGCCCGCAGAGAATGAAGGTTGAGAGGTTCCATTTTGCAGAAGAGATAGGGAATATTGTGGCGTATGAGGCGGCAGAGAGAGTGGAACGCCATGAGAGAGCTGATCAGTGGCGAAGACAGCTTGGAAGATCAGGATTTCAGGGGTTCCCATTGAGATTTATGAGCCAGGCGAGGATGATGTTATCGGTTTATGGGTGCGATGGATACAGCCTTGCAGAAGACAAGGGCTGCTTGTTGCTCGGATGGAAGGGCCGCCCCATCATGCTCGCTTCGGTATGGCGTCCTAATAATCATTCTCATTATTGATCTTTGATTTTCTTTCGCCTGCATTCATCATATTTGGTTCCCGTGATCAAATTAATGGCTTCCGATCTTATTATTATTCCAGGATGGCTGCTATTTTGCCAGTAGCTACAGTCGCCATTTGTAATATTTCCTATTTGATTCAGCGATAGTAAGCATGGTGAATGGAATGATTTGGGCTGTGACATGCATACGTTTTGGTTTGTGTAGGATTCAAATTTGTCACCTTCAACACTACATAGAGTACAAGTTCTTTATCATGAGGTCAATTTAAGATATTATTTCAAAGAATGtgaagtttatttttatttttatttaacttATTAATAATCTTTTGTGGAGTTAAAGGGTTTCCTGATTTTCTacagtttttttttgtttctattcATCAAACCATGTGATTAGGGGCTTATTTCATAAGCCTTTTGGACCGTTTTTAAATTTTTCATAGACTCTTTATAGTTTTAGGTAACATCTAACTATCaattatcctttcactttgcaaaTATCGAAACTCTGTGAATCTATTCTCTCATCATTGTGCAATTCATCTACACTTCCATTCTCTTGACCCCACAACCCTTTTTAGGGTGATATATTCAATAGAGTGTGTACAATCTAACACCCTCATTATTTAGGATTTAATTCTAAAAACACATGTTCGTAATCATAAAACTATGTAAATATTTTGAAGGATCTATTCAAATGTACTAAGTTTAgggttattattgttacaagtttaATTCAAAAAACCCTTCTTTATATTCAGAAAATTATGTCTACAAATCTATCATTTTAGTTTACTATTGAAACTCCCATTTATATTCATGAAGCTTTCTATATTTTTGTGGCATTTTGCTTAACAATTGAAGTGAACACAACTTACAATTTCATTTTTAATATTCGTCAAACTATGCATACATTTATTTTATTTGGCTTGCCATTTGCACAAACAACATACGGAAGTTTTTTACTTATAGTATGTGTGTGTGACATTTGGctgaccaaaatatagaaaaccATCACAAATTCACAGTTCAATGAATATAGTTATTAAATGCAAGTTTTCATAATTCAAAGGATTGTTAATTTGTTAGCCAAAAGTTAgctatatatgtgcatgtgtgtgtgtgtgtgtgtgtgtgtgtgtgtgtgtgtaaacacacacacacatatagtgaAAACTATTCATTTTTTTACTTTATAAATggataaaagcacaaagttgtaTCACACTTTTGATCAACTAAATAGTTTTTAGAGAAACTATTTCAACTGAAAAGAAGCAAAAGAGTTTCACATGAAACTATGTGGTGTATATGTGGCACTAATGTTTCGCCTGAAACCCTTTCACCAAAACCTTGAAATCTTTAGAAATTTCAAGTCAGTGTGAAATTTGTATGTAAAATTTCAAGCAAAAGTGTTTCACAGAAAATGTTTAGCTCATAaccttttttttatcaaaattgtcTATGTGGATATCAGTGTGGCAAGTTAGCTCCTCTTTTGGAGAAAATTTAGAAAAAGTTCAGC
This window harbors:
- the LOC131041002 gene encoding GRAS family protein RAD1; this translates as MGKPSGPGALLHSKDLTAVRISSWEGMAVKRLTVDQIQELDLADILDDFEDDGNVLDLTYVENKFYSTPFPLIQWSQKEATSIRDRFQSILANTNVCLSSKGIQLKPFSTSSDDDIARPIGSNNINPLPGQAIWAEEIFELQGSRIFWASSYNWDSAEDFDFLAEDFLYMEHWQGNRSYCSDGELHSNVSIMQSFYGDAGDSWWPTSHKIDYQCYLGEDVAIRQYCAAARLECSLQSCDEMDTGLLSTSDSSDSPLLDLAEEDEMIESFINMDDDDHESCEFDDESKSRVSEEKIVRFKDERFPSVLQDVVEIGTSSERRVKPPGSGEIDQGLHLVHLLLACAEAVGCRDSQLAAKVLQQIWKSAHPCGDALQRVTCCFAKGLTSRLLLLLQNNSNSCGTNLSTLQPPGGSDLMRAPTKAERVEGFQLLYQCTPYIAFGFMAANEAIAQATEGKKAIHILDLGMVQALQWPALMRKLAARAEGAPSVRLTGMGTCSYSEIQEWGAALGKEAKALGLGFEFRGIVEPVTPNLLDPTFLNLRPGETLIINSVLCLHKFVNESRGSLRSILQALQRLNPCILTLVEQDANHNGPFFLGRFLESLHYYSAIFDSLEASLPRSSPQRMKVERFHFAEEIGNIVAYEAAERVERHERADQWRRQLGRSGFQGFPLRFMSQARMMLSVYGCDGYSLAEDKGCLLLGWKGRPIMLASVWRPNNHSHY